The Apium graveolens cultivar Ventura chromosome 10, ASM990537v1, whole genome shotgun sequence nucleotide sequence TGCATAAAAAAATTCACCGGAAACTTTCAAACACAAAACAACAAAAACCATTCATCAACTAGCCCTTCTCCTAGGATACTCAGACCTATATATATGTACACAACATTCACAACAATAACAAGAACATCAAGACAACTCTTGTTCTCCTAgatttattttcattttcaatcTGAATTTCTGCGTATCGATCGATAAAATGGAAATTCAGTTCCAACTACAGAAAAACAAAGTGACCAAGTTCAAGGGGAGAAATAACAAGAACAGCAACAAAAACAAATTTGTTGGTGTTAGACAGAGGCCTTCTGGAAGATGGGTAGCTGAAATCAAAGACACTACTCAGAAAATAAGGATGTGGCTCGGAACATTTGAAACAGCTGAAGAGGCTGCTCGTGCTTACGATGAAGCTGCTTGTCTGCTTCGTGGATCCAATACTCGTACAAATTTTGTTACTCATGTTAAACCTAATTCTCCTCTTGCTTCCCGCATTCAGAATCTTCTGAAAAACAAAAAAACCACTGAAAAACCCCGAAAAAACGTTGTTACTACTACCACCTCGACCACCTCCACCACCACGACCACCACCACTACTAGTAGTACTTCTACTAGTAGTCAGAGTGATTCTGACTCATGTGAGAAGGTGTTTGAACAAGCTCAGTTGTTTGATGATGCATACAGGCCTGATTTAAGCGATTTCGATATGAAACCTAATGATATGCCTTGGGGTTTCGAGAATTGTGGGATGATCAATAGGTTTCCACTAGCACAAGAAATGTTGCAGATGCCAAATACTGTGAACCTGCTGTCGAGTACTAATATCGAATTTCCAGATTTCGAAAGGATGAAGGTTGAACGACAGATTTCGGCATCTCTGTATGCTATGAATGGTGTTCAAGAGTACATGAACACAGTTCATGATCCTTATGAAGCTATCTGGGATCTTCCTTCTTTGTATTTTTAGTTTCGAATTTTGTTAATCTGCGAAAATTATCACAATCATCTCTTCTGTTCCTCCCTCTCTGTTTCTGGTGAAAAAATGAATGTGCAAATATATCACTTGTGTTCTTGATTGCCATTATTGGTTTAGTTAAGATTCCTGAAAATTAAATACTCTCTCTcggtcccttccaattgtttacatttatGAGAAAGTGTCTGGCAtgtattttaaggtgcataaaaaatatagttatgtcacttatttttacatttttctttttctgaataaaagttgaatgttttaatttttattcagaaaaacaaaattataaaaaaaattacataactatactttttatgtaccttaaaatgcgtgttggacactctctaaaaaacgtaaacaattgaaagggacggagggagtatattgGAATTAGTTTTTGAATCTTGCAAACATCCTTGTAAAAAGCGGAAATCGCTATTGTTCGGTATAGCAACCTTTTAGTTATTAATCGGATAATCGGTGATTAATCAGAATATTAATCGGTTGtgtttaataaaatataaaaataattaatttactaaactaaatatattataaaaaaaagGTGTAGTGATTAATCGAATTATAAAATCAAATCGGCacaatatattaaaataattaatcggATAATTAATCGATAAAATCGGTGATTTTTAGATTGTATGCGTGGTTTATGGTTTAGAATAGAAAGTCTCAACTCAATCATCTTCTTCTATTCCTCGGAGGGTTATGTTTGTTATTTAAATCGGACAAGTTGCAATTTAAAATGCAGTTAGGTAACTTGTTTATAGATGTGTCCAATAGAATTGCACCTAACTTATTAAAAATTTGCATTAATTAAGTTTGTAAAATTATTATTCATATGAGTGTCTTATTTGAAAACCAAAGACTAATAAGTGACAGGAAGAAAATAATTCTCTCGTGTAGGACTACAGGTTCACATCCTTATTTCATTTTTCAAACATTAGTGaaattaactaattatttttTAATGATACTTGGCAGCAGTGTTGTAAAAATAGGTGTAGTGACTGGGATATTCGTGATGTAT carries:
- the LOC141693336 gene encoding ethylene-responsive transcription factor ERN1-like; translation: MEIQFQLQKNKVTKFKGRNNKNSNKNKFVGVRQRPSGRWVAEIKDTTQKIRMWLGTFETAEEAARAYDEAACLLRGSNTRTNFVTHVKPNSPLASRIQNLLKNKKTTEKPRKNVVTTTTSTTSTTTTTTTTSSTSTSSQSDSDSCEKVFEQAQLFDDAYRPDLSDFDMKPNDMPWGFENCGMINRFPLAQEMLQMPNTVNLLSSTNIEFPDFERMKVERQISASLYAMNGVQEYMNTVHDPYEAIWDLPSLYF